A DNA window from Sphingomonas profundi contains the following coding sequences:
- a CDS encoding TonB-dependent receptor has product MVRSGFLVSSALWTIVVAVPGAAFAQAGETAAETLAPDEIVVTAQRREQSLQDVPISVLVATGDSLRQSQVTELGDLGNRLSGVKVNKAGASDSLNIRGIGSGFNMGFEQSVALFVDGVYLPRSQATRAGFLDLERIEVLKGPQSTYFGSNAIAGALSATTRKPTQTLNGYASALYAFTDGEYDLQGAVGGPLSEQLSGRIAARVSGMNGYIKNRRFDEKGPNNDDVQGRVALRYETPGVLDINLKVDYAKFDDTNSELQEVLNCPPAPGYPLRPGCASVIAAGNADNRLNYKTSTGRSQFNLESVSSALNIALTLGDHTLTSTTGFYHHRIRRFTGSPLLVNATILGLGSSSGLPITQRERFRSISQELRLESDKGGFLEYTLGAYYDDSRLNGGLSYGFYFSPFAALVPPPGTIAAGTPIAERVGAIQNQANRSVFGAATLNFTKALRLNLGARYSSIRKTIARNALVGVGDDFGEIAAGRQFSPTAQAAFAGSVGFPLGEYPVTRRTDDKFMPSVNVQYDLTSSVMAFASYTTGFKAGGWAIGNSRDVFGPETVRSFEGGIKAGWFGNRLTTNVALFNSRYKGLQESTTIVTAAGVPQSVIANVGRARVRGVDFELTARPVRGFDITATVGYLDAIYLEYPNAPCTQLQLVTTPTGCRQNLSGRTKAYAPEWSGSVNANYGFDVTPDIRAKLGSWVYFSSGYYQQASIDPLFYQPNYAKLDLRAAISGPGDRWEVAVIGKNVTDRVTAAYRSVMTASNAVTAITDRARSVAVQVSTKF; this is encoded by the coding sequence ATGGTGCGAAGCGGGTTTCTGGTGTCGAGCGCGCTGTGGACGATCGTCGTGGCGGTGCCGGGTGCGGCCTTCGCGCAGGCGGGTGAGACGGCGGCGGAGACGCTTGCGCCCGACGAGATCGTCGTCACCGCGCAGCGCCGCGAGCAGAGCCTGCAGGACGTGCCGATCTCCGTGCTGGTCGCCACCGGGGACAGCCTGCGCCAGTCGCAGGTGACGGAACTGGGCGACCTCGGCAACCGGTTGAGCGGGGTGAAGGTCAACAAGGCGGGCGCGTCCGATTCGCTCAACATCCGCGGCATCGGATCGGGCTTCAACATGGGCTTCGAGCAATCGGTGGCTCTGTTCGTCGATGGCGTCTACCTGCCGCGATCGCAGGCGACGCGCGCCGGCTTCCTCGATCTGGAGCGGATCGAGGTGCTCAAAGGTCCGCAATCGACCTACTTCGGCAGCAACGCGATCGCAGGTGCGCTGAGCGCCACCACGCGCAAGCCCACCCAGACCTTGAACGGCTATGCATCCGCCCTCTACGCCTTCACCGATGGCGAATACGACCTGCAGGGCGCGGTGGGCGGCCCGCTGTCCGAGCAGCTTTCCGGGCGGATCGCCGCACGCGTCTCGGGTATGAACGGCTATATCAAGAACCGCCGCTTCGACGAGAAGGGACCGAATAACGACGATGTCCAGGGTCGCGTGGCGTTGCGCTACGAGACGCCCGGCGTACTCGATATCAACCTGAAGGTGGACTACGCCAAGTTCGACGACACCAATTCCGAACTGCAGGAGGTGCTCAACTGTCCACCCGCGCCCGGCTATCCGCTGCGTCCGGGTTGCGCGTCGGTGATCGCGGCGGGCAATGCCGACAACCGGCTGAACTACAAGACGAGCACCGGGCGTTCTCAGTTCAACCTCGAGTCGGTCAGCAGCGCGCTCAACATCGCGCTGACGCTGGGCGACCATACGCTGACCTCGACCACCGGCTTCTACCATCACCGCATCCGCCGCTTCACCGGCAGCCCCCTGCTGGTCAACGCGACCATCCTCGGCCTGGGATCGTCCAGCGGCCTGCCGATCACCCAGCGCGAGCGCTTCCGCTCGATCAGCCAGGAACTGCGCTTGGAATCGGACAAAGGCGGCTTCCTGGAATATACGCTGGGCGCCTATTATGACGACTCGCGGCTGAACGGCGGGCTGTCCTACGGCTTCTACTTCTCGCCCTTCGCGGCGCTGGTGCCTCCGCCCGGCACGATCGCGGCGGGTACTCCGATCGCCGAGCGCGTCGGTGCGATCCAGAACCAGGCGAACCGGTCTGTGTTCGGCGCCGCCACGCTCAACTTCACCAAGGCGCTGCGGCTCAATCTCGGCGCGCGCTACAGCTCGATCCGGAAGACCATCGCACGCAACGCGCTGGTCGGCGTGGGCGACGATTTCGGCGAGATTGCCGCCGGGCGACAATTCTCGCCGACGGCGCAGGCGGCATTCGCCGGCAGCGTCGGCTTTCCGCTTGGGGAATATCCCGTCACGCGGCGTACCGACGACAAGTTCATGCCTTCGGTCAACGTGCAATATGATCTCACGTCGAGCGTCATGGCCTTCGCCTCCTACACCACCGGCTTCAAGGCGGGTGGCTGGGCGATCGGCAACAGCCGCGACGTGTTCGGGCCGGAGACGGTGCGGTCGTTCGAGGGCGGGATAAAGGCGGGCTGGTTCGGCAATCGGCTCACCACCAACGTCGCGCTGTTCAACAGCCGCTACAAGGGGCTGCAGGAATCGACCACCATCGTCACCGCCGCAGGCGTGCCGCAATCGGTGATCGCCAATGTGGGCCGGGCGCGCGTGCGCGGCGTGGATTTCGAGCTGACCGCCCGGCCGGTACGCGGCTTCGACATAACGGCGACGGTCGGCTACCTCGACGCCATCTACCTGGAATATCCCAACGCGCCGTGCACCCAGCTGCAGCTGGTGACGACGCCTACCGGCTGCCGACAGAACCTGTCGGGGCGGACGAAAGCCTATGCTCCGGAGTGGAGCGGCAGCGTCAACGCCAACTACGGCTTCGACGTGACGCCGGATATCCGCGCCAAGCTGGGCTCATGGGTGTATTTCAGTTCGGGCTATTATCAGCAGGCGAGCATCGATCCGCTGTTCTACCAGCCCAACTACGCCAAGCTGGATCTTCGCGCGGCGATCAGCGGGCCGGGCGATCGGTGGGAAGTGGCGGTGATCGGCAAGAACGTGACCGACAGGGTCACCGCCGCCTATCGTTCGGTGATGACCGCCTCGAACGCGGTGACTGCGATCACCGATCGCGCGCGCTCGGTCGCGGTCCAGGTCTCGACCAAATTCTAG
- a CDS encoding aromatic-ring-hydroxylating dioxygenase subunit beta, with product MTSEASQNILPADTAVATAPTLKERVEDFLAHEAELLDERRFDAWLDLLDEDIHYWMPLVRNFEHGRPQDEYSRPGVDAAWFDEGKATLRQRIMQLQGGDHWAEEPLSRSTHMVTNLRIVAASDAEITVKCRFLVYVNRREEEVRLFIGKRTDVLRPHGGDFLIRKRSIFLDQSKMLFKNLTTFF from the coding sequence ATGACCAGCGAGGCAAGTCAGAACATCCTTCCAGCCGACACCGCTGTCGCCACCGCGCCGACACTGAAGGAGCGGGTCGAGGATTTTCTCGCCCATGAGGCCGAACTGCTAGACGAGCGGCGCTTCGACGCGTGGCTGGATCTGCTGGACGAGGACATCCACTACTGGATGCCGCTGGTCCGCAATTTCGAGCATGGCCGTCCGCAGGATGAATATAGCCGGCCCGGCGTCGACGCCGCCTGGTTCGACGAGGGCAAGGCGACGCTGCGCCAGCGGATCATGCAGCTCCAGGGTGGCGACCATTGGGCAGAGGAGCCGCTGTCGCGCAGTACGCACATGGTCACCAACCTGCGCATCGTCGCCGCGAGCGACGCCGAGATCACGGTCAAGTGCCGCTTCCTCGTGTACGTGAACCGGCGGGAGGAGGAGGTGCGGCTATTCATCGGCAAGCGGACCGACGTGCTGCGCCCGCACGGCGGTGACTTCCTGATCCGCAAACGCTCCATCTTCCTCGATCAGAGCAAGATGCTGTTCAAGAACCTGACGACCTTCTTCTGA
- a CDS encoding aromatic ring-hydroxylating oxygenase subunit alpha gives MIYEDMGRRLIDTDSGLVDRAIFADQAIYDKEMAEVFEKSWLFVGHESQIPDKGDYFLSQLGREPVVVTRDAKDEVNVLLNICTHRGMPVCRYDRGNAKLFTCPYHGWTFANNGDLTGVPLRAEGYGAQLDRSKWGLIKARVARYYGSIWATFDEAAPSFEDFLGDMAFWLREFMMAPDGEDDGLEVVDGILKCEIPSNWKFGAENAAGDLYHDVSHKSVQRVGLALTKLRGRHTWDADPAKFKLLNITFPAGGHAVRGNLYENPGRDYQSQWAADPEVDAYFRDAHYARQKRLGEKERLLNRGGIVFPNFVYNAANRTSITSWIPRGPSRTEVWKWIFVPKKAPQAVKDAMRNYLLRYTGPAGMVEQDDFENWGSAQVGANSILARRLPMNYQLRLGDHARWAWPERWIGEGALVDEGVSEHAQRIFYDRWAEMMSGTPQAFRQEAAE, from the coding sequence ATGATCTACGAGGATATGGGCAGGCGCCTGATCGACACCGACTCGGGTCTGGTCGATCGGGCGATCTTTGCCGATCAGGCAATCTACGACAAAGAGATGGCCGAGGTGTTCGAGAAATCGTGGCTGTTCGTCGGCCATGAGAGCCAGATCCCGGACAAGGGCGACTACTTCCTCTCCCAGCTCGGCCGCGAGCCCGTGGTCGTCACGCGCGACGCCAAGGACGAGGTGAACGTCCTCCTCAACATCTGCACCCATCGCGGCATGCCCGTGTGCCGCTACGATCGCGGCAATGCGAAGCTCTTCACCTGCCCCTACCACGGCTGGACCTTCGCCAATAACGGCGACCTGACCGGCGTGCCGTTGCGCGCCGAAGGCTACGGCGCCCAGCTCGATCGATCCAAGTGGGGCCTGATCAAGGCACGGGTCGCGCGCTACTACGGCTCGATCTGGGCGACGTTCGACGAAGCCGCGCCGAGCTTCGAGGATTTCCTGGGAGACATGGCCTTCTGGCTGCGCGAATTCATGATGGCGCCCGACGGTGAGGATGACGGGCTGGAGGTGGTCGACGGCATCCTCAAGTGCGAGATCCCGAGCAACTGGAAGTTCGGTGCCGAGAATGCGGCCGGCGATCTCTATCACGATGTCAGCCACAAGTCCGTCCAGCGCGTCGGCCTTGCGCTCACCAAGCTGCGCGGGCGGCACACGTGGGACGCCGATCCCGCCAAGTTCAAGCTGCTCAACATCACCTTTCCGGCGGGCGGCCATGCGGTGCGCGGCAACCTCTACGAAAATCCGGGCCGCGACTATCAGTCGCAATGGGCCGCCGATCCGGAAGTGGACGCCTATTTCCGCGACGCCCATTATGCGCGGCAGAAGCGGCTGGGCGAGAAGGAGCGGCTGCTGAACCGCGGCGGCATCGTCTTCCCCAACTTCGTCTACAACGCCGCGAACCGCACCTCGATCACCAGCTGGATCCCGCGCGGCCCCTCGCGCACCGAAGTGTGGAAGTGGATCTTCGTGCCGAAGAAGGCGCCGCAGGCGGTGAAGGACGCGATGCGCAACTACCTGCTCCGCTACACCGGCCCCGCCGGCATGGTTGAGCAGGACGATTTCGAGAATTGGGGTTCCGCTCAGGTCGGGGCGAACAGCATTCTCGCGCGGCGGCTGCCGATGAACTACCAGCTTCGCCTCGGCGACCATGCTCGCTGGGCCTGGCCGGAGCGATGGATCGGCGAAGGCGCGCTGGTGGACGAGGGCGTGTCCGAACATGCCCAGCGCATCTTCTACGATCGCTGGGCCGAGATGATGAGCGGTACGCCGCAGGCATTCCGGCAGGAGGCGGCGGAATGA
- a CDS encoding MarR family winged helix-turn-helix transcriptional regulator — MSRQSPWGEGGQDLAVPRRGEESAVNMANLRKPPADGAFREPHDYKTASSALDPLFRREIDYLIRMIRMREIYAVELMLAPIGLSLSAWYPLTVLQLEDGMSQRELGLRLNLKDAAIGKALDALERAGLVIRKKDKTDRRKALVFLTSKGKTASKQVAKMRAKFQAVAVGGFSEAEKEQFRDMLEKSYYNIEDFVSTFETSVDPGSD, encoded by the coding sequence ATGTCCCGCCAGTCACCTTGGGGAGAGGGCGGGCAGGATCTGGCCGTGCCTCGGCGGGGCGAAGAAAGTGCGGTGAACATGGCGAACCTCCGTAAACCGCCGGCAGACGGCGCCTTCCGCGAGCCGCACGACTACAAGACGGCCAGCTCGGCGCTCGACCCGCTGTTCCGCCGAGAGATCGACTATCTTATCCGCATGATCCGCATGCGCGAGATATATGCCGTCGAACTCATGCTCGCGCCCATCGGCCTTTCGCTGAGCGCCTGGTATCCCCTGACCGTCCTGCAGCTGGAGGACGGCATGTCCCAGCGCGAACTGGGCCTCAGGCTCAACCTCAAGGACGCCGCGATCGGAAAGGCGCTGGACGCGCTGGAGAGGGCCGGCCTCGTCATCAGGAAGAAGGACAAGACGGATCGACGCAAGGCGCTCGTCTTTCTGACGAGCAAGGGGAAGACCGCCAGCAAACAGGTCGCCAAGATGCGCGCGAAGTTTCAGGCGGTGGCGGTCGGCGGCTTCTCCGAGGCGGAAAAGGAGCAGTTCCGCGACATGCTGGAGAAGTCATACTATAATATAGAGGATTTTGTTTCGACTTTCGAAACGTCGGTCGATCCTGGTTCAGACTGA
- a CDS encoding HpcH/HpaI aldolase family protein, translating to MTKRFGSFREQLAARLPLLGSFIKTPSVHAIEILGGIGFDFVIVDEEHGPFDRGTIDLLMLATRASQIAGMVRVAGPASILAALDMGADGILVPHVDSAADARAVAAAARFRGGTRGCSPSPRSGDYGAVGLHDYVARADAGVSVAVMIEHPDALENVEAIAAVDGIDALFLGLGDLAVAMGEPFPAQHVLRAAAEKVCRAADAQGKAVMATAPSVAAGAWLLDLGVTAFVVGSDQGLMRTAAVAELGAFRAVEQAGGRG from the coding sequence GTGACGAAGCGGTTCGGATCGTTCAGGGAGCAGCTTGCGGCACGCCTGCCTTTGCTCGGCAGCTTCATCAAGACGCCGAGCGTCCATGCGATCGAGATATTGGGCGGGATCGGCTTCGACTTCGTGATCGTCGACGAAGAGCACGGGCCGTTTGACCGCGGCACGATCGATCTGCTGATGCTGGCGACGCGGGCGAGCCAGATCGCAGGGATGGTTCGCGTGGCAGGCCCCGCCTCGATCCTTGCCGCCCTGGATATGGGTGCTGACGGCATCCTCGTGCCGCACGTCGATAGCGCCGCTGACGCGCGGGCGGTCGCGGCGGCTGCCCGGTTTCGCGGGGGCACCCGTGGCTGCTCGCCCTCCCCGCGCTCGGGCGACTATGGCGCGGTCGGGCTGCACGACTATGTCGCGCGCGCCGACGCCGGCGTTTCGGTGGCTGTGATGATCGAGCATCCCGATGCGCTGGAGAACGTCGAGGCGATCGCCGCGGTCGACGGCATCGACGCGCTGTTCCTGGGCCTCGGCGATCTCGCCGTCGCCATGGGGGAGCCCTTCCCCGCCCAGCACGTGCTGCGCGCCGCCGCCGAGAAGGTCTGCCGCGCGGCGGACGCGCAGGGCAAGGCGGTGATGGCGACCGCGCCCAGCGTGGCGGCGGGCGCGTGGCTGCTCGATCTGGGCGTCACCGCCTTCGTCGTCGGATCGGACCAGGGCCTGATGCGCACGGCGGCGGTGGCGGAGCTGGGCGCCTTCCGTGCGGTGGAACAAGCGGGAGGAAGGGGATGA
- a CDS encoding MFS transporter gives MPKREASVNFTAEMRDGPFRPRQALAIAVLGLLILFDGMDTQMLGLVAHDLMRDLGLPLARFGLIFSIGLLGGVIGAMVMSPLADRVLGRKAITVGAMTVAGIATLATPLVGNLPELIAVRLLAGMSLGAVIPSIFTLVSEYSPQRYTRPITAGLVAFMPLGSFIGGVIGRAVVPAFGWQALLYVGGVLTLGLALLAALAVPESVQFLLRVKRDVPRALAIARRLLPDRPIATVTIDDEGAGEGKQPIVALFVDGFWKFTLLIWGAYVINQAIIYFVLSWTPALLARSGMATTAGMDAAATFGIGGALGTAAQGWLASRFNIYRLMLIEMALYMAAMLALPLLLGDALLAPAAVFFIAFGICAYQSGYILILVETYPNHIRTTGFGWAFGIGRIGATSAPVIAGALVAAGWSAGQIFVAAALPGALSALALMIIAMLLRARSASEPAAPAARPVPAR, from the coding sequence ATGCCGAAACGGGAGGCGAGCGTGAACTTCACGGCCGAGATGCGCGACGGGCCGTTCCGCCCGCGGCAGGCGCTGGCGATCGCCGTGCTGGGCCTGCTAATCCTGTTCGACGGAATGGACACGCAGATGCTGGGGCTGGTGGCGCACGATCTGATGCGCGATCTCGGCCTGCCGCTCGCCCGCTTCGGCTTGATCTTCTCGATCGGTCTGCTGGGCGGCGTGATCGGTGCGATGGTGATGAGCCCGCTGGCGGATCGGGTGCTGGGGCGCAAGGCGATCACGGTGGGGGCGATGACCGTCGCCGGGATCGCGACTCTGGCGACGCCGCTGGTGGGCAATCTCCCTGAGCTGATCGCCGTGCGCCTGCTCGCGGGCATGAGCCTGGGCGCGGTGATCCCCAGCATCTTCACGCTCGTGTCCGAATATTCGCCGCAGCGCTACACGCGGCCGATCACGGCCGGGCTGGTGGCCTTCATGCCGCTGGGGTCGTTCATCGGCGGAGTGATCGGGCGGGCGGTGGTGCCGGCGTTCGGCTGGCAGGCCCTGCTCTACGTCGGCGGCGTGCTGACGCTGGGCCTGGCGCTGCTCGCGGCCCTCGCCGTGCCCGAATCGGTTCAGTTCCTGCTGCGGGTGAAGCGCGATGTGCCGCGCGCGCTGGCGATCGCGCGGCGATTGCTGCCGGACCGTCCCATCGCCACCGTCACGATCGACGACGAGGGCGCGGGCGAAGGCAAGCAGCCGATCGTCGCACTGTTCGTCGACGGGTTCTGGAAGTTCACGCTGCTGATCTGGGGCGCCTACGTCATCAACCAGGCGATCATCTATTTCGTGCTGAGCTGGACACCCGCCTTGCTCGCCAGATCGGGCATGGCGACCACGGCAGGGATGGACGCGGCCGCCACCTTCGGGATCGGCGGCGCGCTCGGCACGGCGGCGCAGGGCTGGCTCGCGTCGCGCTTCAACATCTACCGGCTGATGCTGATAGAGATGGCGCTCTACATGGCGGCGATGCTGGCGCTGCCGCTGCTGCTGGGCGACGCCTTGCTCGCGCCGGCGGCGGTATTCTTCATCGCCTTCGGCATCTGCGCCTATCAGTCGGGCTATATCCTGATCCTGGTCGAGACCTATCCCAACCATATCCGCACCACCGGCTTCGGCTGGGCGTTCGGCATCGGCCGTATCGGCGCGACGAGCGCGCCGGTGATCGCGGGCGCGCTGGTGGCGGCGGGCTGGAGCGCGGGCCAGATTTTCGTCGCGGCGGCGCTGCCGGGCGCGCTCAGCGCGCTGGCGCTGATGATCATCGCGATGCTGCTGCGCGCCCGCAGCGCGAGCGAACCCGCCGCGCCCGCCGCCCGCCCCGTACCGGCGCGCTAG